The segment tcATTGGTGCACTGCGACCTACTTTaagactaaaaataggtcaaaaaGTTTCCTgaactttttctcatcatggatacagatattggaACCTCATTCTCATAGAAATACATGATAAGCTCATATATCAGATGGATTGAtacaccgtgacctactttacgACTTTTCTCTTCCAAAtgtgtgtgatatcaattcagagtgcataatgtGTTTACAAGTTGAATATCAcagtccgacgggcgtatattgtaccgtttgcggtactcttgttttatGTTAATGCATCTCGAAGCCTAATATTAAGAATAAGTTCATTCCCGAATTAAGCACAATTAATTTTGGAAATACTTTTGTAAAGATACATTCACATCAATCTCGCAGAAATGACAACATTAATCCACAGAAATGCAAGGCTGACCGATATACACCGGTCACTGCTCAGTTAGGGAAATGGCCCGTGACATCATGAAAAGTGATGTGTGGTTTTGTTTCGCCCTACACACGCGGCAATTCTTACGATGCCGTAATCATGTTTCCTCCATCCCACGACGAATGcacgaaataaacaaaaacaaactagTTACGTCAACCTTGACGAGATTTACTCCTCATAGACACTCTGGAATTTGTTGGGAAGTACTTACAGCAAAACTGGATAGTATAAATTAGCTGTGATCCGTTTGGAACCACATTAACTAAAGAGAAAGGTGGCAACACAGTCGTAAATTGAACTATTTGAGAAACATTACTGCACGGCAAAAGTGAAATGAAATTGCAAAATGACAAGAAAATCATAGTAATCGTTAGTCTAATTAGACACTTTTCATAGTAATCATTTGACTAATTAGGCACTTTTCATAGTAATTCTTATGCTAATTaggtatttttctttttcagataaTAATGAAGATAATTCAGGTTAGCATGCTTCTTTTCTGTGCAACAAATGCTGCTGGTTTCGGTCTCCGACGACTTTTTCGTGACATTTTAACTTCTCAATCAGGATCCCGTCCACAAGAGAGaggtaaatatatatgttatttCATAATTccatatatttataattattttacgTGTACCTCAATTCCatacattttaaattattttacgTGTACAGTACCACAATACgatacatttatatcatatatgtacCTGTACTCTAATTCCTAAGCACTTTTCTTAAGCTCTATCCAAATGACCATTTCTATACTGCCGTATATTCATACTTCTATTTAACTGACTGTAGGTGTGGCTACTATAAATGACAGTAATCCAAGCTACATTGATTCGTGGGACTGGGAGGAAGATAGTGACTCGGCCAGTTCTGAAGAGGGAGGGCTCCACATGTTCTTTCGATTTTTGTATGatggagaagaagataaaaattcaataaatacaGAGACGACTACACAGCAAAACCCACAGACGTCATCTCCAAATGATATTGACAAAGAAATTAATTCTACAACTACTGAAACACCATCCGTAACCACAACAGAAGAAAATGACGACAACATGACGAATATTGAAACGACCACTGCAAGCAATACAGATGATAATTCTACGAGAACCGAAACACCATCAACAACTACAATGGAGGTTAGCACGGATTCAGACACCACCACGGTCTATGACAAGACGACGACAGAAACAGCCAAGACAACGACAACAGAAAGAACGACATACCCCGACACCACATTAACGTATGCGCAGACGACAATGTCAACGACAACTACACGTGACGATGTCAAAACAGAAGTGACTAGTTCAACAACTGTGTCCCCGACAACCACGGCATATTACATTACAACAGAAAATACCTTCATTGAAGGAGATTTGTCCATTGACGACAAGGTTAACAAAACCGATTTGAATTCAACAGAcgactttcagaaaataattgatGAATACAGCGATTACATAGATCAAGGTCCAACGAGAGGCGATTTGCCGTCCACCAGAACATCGTCACAAAATATACAGACAACAACTTCATTTCCTGTTGGTAGTGGAATTATAGACGCGTCCTTATCCAATACAGAAGAGGACAAAAGAAAAGACACAAATGGTGTAGCTCAAATCAACCAAAGCTCCACGAAAACTACTGCAAATCGTATGGATGTAACCGCTGGAAGGATTGGTAACATTCTCTCGGATGTCGTTGTGCAATTTTTAAACAGCAAACAAACGATTGCAGAAGCTGGGGGGGAAATGGTCCATCAGAAATCCACGTCTGGAGTACACACTGACGTTATAGACATTAGACTTGGAAATGACGTCACTACCACAACTAGTCCACCCAAAACCACCGTATTTTTTACGCCATCTGATTCTCAGAAAAACGCCATTGCAGACTCACAGCAGATATTTTTTACCGAAAGAGTGGCAAAAATTGGAAAGGATTTCATTGTTCTCCCAGATTTTGACAATGGTGCAGTTCTTTTAGAACCAATTGTCCCTGCAGGAAGCATGAAAACGGACACAATATCAGACTTTGACTATGTACCTTCTAAAACATTATCCTACAAAACAATTCCTAATAGCATATAATAGAactaaattacaaacaaatgtatgcataatgtttgatattcctcacatccaatgaaatcctgtttatcaatttatttatttatttatattattttgtatttgcattttTTCGTAATTAAATATTGACTACTTTCACGTATCGTTTGTACTATAAACACTGTATACTGTTGGGGTAAAAAGGCACAGAAAGTACGCTATATGGTTTGTCAACAGATATGTTGTTAACATAGGGAGGGTTGTTTCAGAACACGATGATCATAGTGGCTTGTTTGTTctgttgtcgtcattttgttatttcaagCCAAGAGGACGACTGAAGGAAAAGAAAATTGCATTTTGTAACTTTTTTGGCCACAAAATAACGGGAAAAATCCAATAGAAAAAAACCTGAGGAGAAAAGAGGATAAAAATAACCCGCACAATAGCGACCTAAGTCGGTCGTCTTTTCGCCCCGCTAATTCTCAAACTTTTTGTCATCTTTCCGTCTCGCTAATTTACAATCTCTTTAATACAATGACCTCTTTTCCTATGATAATTTGCAAAAAAATCCAGACCTATTCTTTCTGGGTACCATGGCGCGAAGTAGGTCCATATTCAACTTGGCGATAATAAATGATACGGATATAATTAGAGTGTTCCGCGCCAAAAAAATCCATCAAGGTAAAGCCAAAGGCGCCTTCGCATTTCATACCTTTCTTGATAAACACCTTTTCTAGATTGAACCTTGCTATGGTAAATGACAGTGGTTTAATTAAATAGCCTGATAGATTCCCAAACTAGGGCTTGTGCTACTTATGGCGCTATAACACGTGGGTCACCTGATGGGATCTGATGCTAAAAGGACAATACATTGACCATTTCTTGGTTTCTGAGACTCCCATTAGAACTTAACTATGTTATGTAAATTTTTAGGGAGAACTGGGGGAAAAAATCAAGAAGTCGCAAGTTAGTGGGGGAGAAAAGGAGGACATCTTAAGAGGTTTTACATTGACGAAGTGAAAAGACGAGAGAACGCCAAGAGCCATCCTATCGGTTTTTAAAGCGCTGAGCATAAGTAAGCGCTTTTCTGTCGCTACATTTGTACTTTCGCTTTGGGCCTTTCTGGATAACCGCCACCCATCGGCCGATTTATCGTCCAGACAGTATTCAATTCGACTCATTTGTTGATTCATATCACCAAACAATTTGGTATACATCAAGTCAACATAAAAATGGACTACCAATTACATAACTAACAAAATGAACAGCCAATTataatataaattaattttaaaatttaaatgattGGACGTCGAGGACGATTagacatataaatcaaaagaattCAAGAGACAAATGATGAGAGTTTGACTCCATATTCCAATATTTTTAGAGACATTTATCTACAGTGCAAAGAAGTACAAATCACCACCGAATAGCAGGAAACTAAGTTCTAGCATACCGGGTATTTATTTCCGGACGGGTGTAAATTCAAAATGAGCGGTGATGAAGAACTACATATAAACATAACGTGAAGTTTATGACAACGCGGAAGGAAGCAAAcgaggaaataaagaaaaacaggCTTCATGGCGTGAAAACGAAGTAAATCAAACTTAGGATTTCATCATCTTATAAAGATCTGTGAACGATAGTATTGTTTCGCCGTCTACCTTCtggtcaattttcaaaagttttcaattttaaaggATTCATTAtgtcaatatagatatttatatgaattttcataaaagttgattttttttttacaaaacaaagagagataactataatttgggttaaagggaaaggcaacccaaaatatttttacatgataaatgataggattaatcatatgacaAAGATTTGTCACACATTTCcgttgatatatggcctagataagcttcaggactaatttgaaaacgtcaaaaattgaaattcccgtgatctatagaggctgccatgatttgtaactcttttgtattcaagaccagaaaaatcaataattttaacgtcacaccgtctgttccggtttcgATGAGAATCTAAGATCATCCTCAGGtacttgggttcaggaccctccccccctccccttcgaataagctacatgagttgatttaattatttttttcttgaaaatatttctaatgcctatcaacaacgtcttgcatacccataaagttcaaaataattcaaataagcCCTTAAAAAATACTCTCATTGGCTATTATtacagaacttataataaccagtgagggtatttttttaagggctcattttgaattatatgtattttggactttatgggtatgcaagacgttgttgacatgcattagaaatattttcaacaaaaatattaattaatcaaCTCATGTAGTTTATTCGGAGGGGGGCGCTGAAtccaagcacctgtgagatcatcaaagatgtgcatgcggtggatcttacgaataaatatgttgatgccttcctggcaagcagttaattacactaatgcgaaggggagatgtgaaaaagtGGGGTTTGGGGTTTTCTCTTCGAAATTCTCAAcacaaccaagtcatttgaattgaaaagactacgtaaactgtggatccatcatttgagtaatgacaagttgagattcaaaacatttgtatgaaaaaacgtttaccgtctgcctgCTCTGCAACTTGACTgaatgtcttcttttcttaatttcttcttgcgaaagagcggctcaaatctatacggctccaaacttaactgttcgtgacgtgtcatgtttacagtgctgctgatgaaataagccgggtaattcaaaatacatgatagattaattatgatttaattgttaaggaaggatttttgttgttaaaaactgtaaattatgatataagtaagtaatactttattcataaaagcaactatatggttagggttgcctttccctttaaaaaaaatcacgtaTTTCACTATAGGGATCAATGGaaaatggtaaatatttttaaaacatcccCCCGTCAAAGTTTGCAggcattttaatttttttactcaataatataaagtaatttgacaaattacATTGATGTCACTaaggattttaaaatatatgaagttTCACAGCCCGGTTATTTTTCTACCCCCTAATCAAAAGGAGTTGGAATTGAGAGCAATTAATTAAGtaacactggtattaaagttaataatcaatTGCTAATTGATTCTactttgcattttaaaaaaatacaattgGCAAAATCACAAAGCTATTAAAAATATACGAGTTGAAAATGTATGCGGGAATCCAAAGTTAGCCTGCGTTGTTCTTTAGTCATTTCATCGGTAGCCGGGTGGAGAAAACCGTTGataaacatgtaaaaaaaaaaaaaaaaaaaaaaatcccattaCCTCGAACTCCAACAATgagaaaagaattttaaaatcacaaattaGGACAGACAGGAAAGTCAATGACGAATGTAAGAGGCGAAGGGATAGACAGGAGAAGTAGAAGCCCTATCACTCAGCTCATGCAGCAGTAGCAACCATACATTCTTCTACTACAACGGCGGCCGTGTGTACAGATCGGCAGTGTACCAGGTGTCATAAGAGGGGACACTGAAGAAAATATTGTACAAAGAGAAATGTAGGAGAAGATaaataatttagaatttgcacatTTTGACATAAATTCGTCAAGCGAGATGTCAGGTAAATATGCAGTACTGTAGGTAGACTGAGTAAGAATGTAGGTCAACCGCGTTCGATGTGTGCATGCAGGTTTGTGTCATATGGCATTTAATTTGGGCCTCCTTCTGTTGGAAAACACGATTTAAGTCGGGTTCATTTAAATACACGTCATGCACATGCGCAAGGGTATTTACAATAGAACGAATTTATACGAGTCCCGAGTTGTAgcgcatgtaaacaaaaatggtGGCACGGGGAATTCTAATGACTTTTAAATTTAAAGGGTTGACAATTCTATTACTTTACAGCTATTCCTGTAAAACCTCTTTTTCTCAACAATGGACTGTAATGAATAAGAAATGCCTACACTGTTTACAGCCATTAGTGGAACGTAAACTGATCGATTACGTGTGAGTTGGATACAGGTATGATTAGGTAACTTCAGTGGGTCATATTTGTGTGGTTTTAGGGTTACTCAATACTTAAATTCATCCTCGAATTAACTTGGGTTTGCCTATCAAAATAGATCTTAAGCTGATTTGCTCCCAAAGAGCTTAAAAGTAACAGATCCGCTTTGAGCAATACTAGTTTTGTAACAACCGAAAATAGAATGCTGGTGTAGAAAAGGATGTGTGCATGAGGTAAATGCAAAACCTTCAGAAATTAATCCATTGACGGTAGAAATTGATACACTAAAAGAAAGGTTGGATGGCAGATGTAAGGTTTGTTAATCTACACTTACTGACACACAGTATAAACGTAAGTATGAAGACGCCAGTACGTTTCTGTAAATGCCAGTACTTCACGTGAATAGTTTCTACAATCGCCAGTACTTCACGTGAATAGTTTCTATAAACGCCAGTACTTCACGTGAATAGTTTCTATAACCACCAGAACTTCACGTGAATAGCTTCCACAATCGCCAGTACTTCACGTGACTTGTTTCTATAAACGCCATTACTTCACGTGAAATGTTTCTATAAACGTTACTATTAAGACGCCAGTACTtcagtgaattttttttttttttataaatgccAGTACTTCACGTGAATTGTTTCTATAAACGTAAGAAAGAAGACGATAGTACTTCGATAAACGTAAGTATTAAGACGCCAGTACTTCACGTGAATAGTTTCTGTCAACACCAGTACTTACCTTGAGTTGTTTCGATAAACACCAGTAAATAACTTGAATTGTTTCTATAAACGTAAGTATTAAGACGCCAGTACTTCACGTGAATTGTTTCTATAAACGCCAGTACTTCACGTGAATTGTTTCTATAAACACCAGTACTTCACGTGAATTGTTTCTATAAACGCCAGTACTTCACGTGAATTGTTTCTATAAACGTAAGCATTTTAAAGACGCCAGTACTTCACGTGAATTATTTCTATAAACGTAAGTATTAAGACGCCAGTACTTCACGTGAATTGTTTCTATAAACACCAGTACGTCAGTGAATTGTTTCCATAAACGTAAGTATTAAGACGCCAGTACTTTGTGTGAATTGTTTCTAGAGGGTGATTACATTTTTAATCGATCTGAAAATTGCTTATCGTCATATCACACAAAAAAACCAACTTCACGCAATTCAGCGTCAAAGATGAGGCCGCTGAAGATGAAATGATTCTAATCGGACCACATAGACGATCAATCTCCTCCTGATGAAGAGTTAATTGTGAAGTCCTACTTTAATTAAGATACATCCATTGTTGTAGTTAGATAATTAGTCAGTATAACAATTTTACACAGAAGGATAGCGGTTTTATaaggcataaaaatataaatacatgtataacgttATGTGTATGGAATTTTCACTTGTTTAAAATCAAAACCCTTATCAACTTCAAGACCACTCGAatatattactacatgtagttgtagTTGATACTACATCCCGCAAAATAATCTTGAATCCACATAGCATTGCACATTCTTTTTGTATTCcatgaatgaatatatataaagtaattaatgaaatcaataaaatgggAAACTTGACAATTCtaacatttattacatttttatatgTTCGCCGTTAGATATGGCGTATtgtgttatggcgctgtccgtgtaTCTGTCCACCTGTCTGTCTGGTTGTccgaggtcatgttttccgcactttttatCTGTCCGCGTGTCAGTCCAACGTcgtgttttccggactttttgtccgtaacggatgcatgtacagtgtTGAAATTTCGTCACAATTTCatctggattggtgcaccatgacctacattgtacatgtcctttagggctaaaagtatgtcaaacatTTCAGATTTTTATTCTCGTTATGGACTTAGGTATttccctgaaattttgtcacaacctccctctcagatttttatatttcaacttcattggtgcactgtgacctactttaagaCTAAAAATAGTTCAAAAAGTTTCCTGAACttttttctcatcatggatacagatattacaACCTCATTCTCATAGAAATACATGATAAGTTCATATATCAGACGGATTGAtacaccgtgacctactttaagaCTTTTCTCTTCCAAAtgtgtgtgatatcaattcagagtgcataatgtGTTTACACGTTGAATATCAcagtccgacgggcgtatattgtaccgtttgcggtactcttgttttatGTTAATACACTTGATTTATTTCTAGAGATTATACATCCTGAAGCCTAATATTAAGAATAAGTTCATTCCCAAATTAAGCAGAATTAATTTTGGAAATAGTTTTTTAAAGATACATTCACATCAATCCCACAGAAATGCAAGGCTGACCGGTGTGGTCACTGCTCAGTTAGGGAAATGGCCCATGACATCAGGAAAAGTGATGTGTGGTTTTTCGCCCTACACGCGCGACAATTCTTACGATGCCGTAATCATGTTTCCTCCATCCCACGACGAATGcacgaaataaacaaaaacaaactggTTACGTCAACCTTGACGAGATTTACTTTTCATAGACACTCTGGAATTTGTTGGGAAGTACTTACAGCAAAACTGGATAGTATAAATTAGCTGTGATCCGTTTGGAACACCATTAACTAAAGAGAAAGGTGGCAACACAGTCGTAAGTTGAACTATTTGAGAAACATTACTGCACGGCAAAAGTGAAATGAAATTGCAAAATGACAAGAAAATCATAGTAATCGTTAGTCTAATTAGACACTTTTCATAGTAATCATTTGACTAATTAGGCACTTTTCATAGTAATTCTTATGCTAATTaggtatttttctttttcagataaCAATGAAGATAATTCAGGTTAGCATGCTTCTTTTCTGTGCAACACATGCTGCTGGTTTCGGTCTCCGACGACTTTTTCGTGACATTTTAACTTCTCAATCAGGATCCCGTCCACAAGAGAGaggtaaatatatatgttatttCATAATTccatatatttataattattttacgTGTACCTCAATTCCATACATTTTAAATTATTGTACGTGTACAGTACCACAAAAccatacatttatatcatatatgtacCTGTACTCTAATTCCTAAGCACTTTTCTTAAGCTCTATCCAAATGACCATTTCTATACTGCCGTATATTCATACTTCTATTTAACTGACTGTAGGTGTGGCTACTATAAATGACAGTAATCCAAGCTACATTGATTCGTGGGACTGGGAGGAAGATAGTGACTCGGCCAGTTCTGAAGAGGGAGGGCTCCACATGTTCTTTCGATTTTTGTATGatggagaagaagataaaaattcATTGAATACAGAGACGACTACACAGCAAAACCCACAGACGTCATCTCCAAATGATATTgacaaagaaaataattctacAACTACTGAAACACCATCCGTAACCACAACAGTGGCATCAGAAGAAAATGACGACAACATGACGAATATTGAAACGACCACTGCAAGCAATACAGATGATAATTCTACGAGAACCGAAACACCATCAACAACTACAATGGAGATTAGCACGAATTCAGACACCACCACGGTCTATGACAAGACGACGACAGAAACAGCCAAGACAACGACAACAGAAAGAACGACATACCCCGACACCACATTAACGTATGCGCAGACGACAATGTCAACGATAACTCCATCACGTGACGATGTCAAAACAGAAGTGACTAGTTCAACAACTGTGTCCCCGACAACCACGGCATATTACATTACAACAGAAAATACCTTCATTGAAGGAGATTTGTCCATTGACGACAAGGTTAACAAAACCGATTTGAATTCAACAGAcgactttcagaaaataattgatGAATACAGCGATTACATAGATCAAGGTCCAACGAGAGGAGATTTGCCGTCCACCAGAACATCGTCACAAATTATACAGACAACAACTTCATTTCCTGTTGGTAGTGGAATTATAGACGCGTCCTTATCCAATACAGAAGAGGACAAAAGAAAAGACACAAATGGTGTAGCTCAAATCAACCAAAGTTCCACGAAAACTACTGCAAATCGTATGGATGTAACCGCTGGAAGGATTGGTAACATTCTCTCGGATGTCGTTATGCAATCTTTAAACAGCAAACAAACGATTGCACAAGCTGGGGGGAAAATGATCCATCAGAAATCCACGTCTGGAGTACACAGTGACGTTATAGACATTAGACTTGGAAATGACGTCACTACCACAACTAGTCCACCCAAAACCACCGTATTTTTTACGCCACCTGATTCTCAGAAAAACGCCATTGCAGACTCACAGCAACCAATTTTTACGGAAAGAGTGGCAAAAATTGGAAAGGATTTCATCGTTCTCCCAGATTTTGACAATGGTGCAGTTCTTTTAGAACCAATTGTCCCTGCAGGAAGCATGAAAACGGACACGATATCAGACTTCGACTATGTACCTTTTAAAACATTATCCTACAAAACAATTCCTAATAGCATATAATAGAactaaattacaaacaaatgtatgcataatgtttgatattcatcacatccaatgaaatcctgtttatcaatttatttatttatttacttatattattttgtatttgcattttTTCGTAATTAAATATTGACTACTATTACGTATCGTTTGTACTATAAAAACTGCATACTGTTGGGGTAAAAAAGCAGAGAAAGTACACAATATGGTTTGTCAACAGATACGTTGTTAACATAGGGAGGGTTGTTTCAGAACACGATGATCATAGTGGCTTGTTTGTTctgttgtcgtcattttgttATTTCGAACCAAGAGGACGactgaagaaaaagaaaattgcattttgtaactttttttgGCCACAAAATAACGGGAAAAaatccaataaaaaaaaactcagGAGAAAAGAGGATAAAAATAACCCGCACAATAGCGACCTAAATCGGTCGTCTTTTCGCCCCGataattttcaacttttttgtcatCTTTTCATCGCGCTAATTTACAATTTCTTACAATGTCCTCTTTTCCTATGATAAtttgcatacaaaaaatcaatagAGCTATTCTTTCTGGGTACCATGGCGCTAAGTAGGTCCACATTCAACTGTGGGATAATAAATGATACGGATATAATTAGAGTGTTTCGCGCCAAAAATAGGAACTGATCCATCAAGGTAAAGCCAAAGGTGCCTTCGCATTTCATACCTTACagttcaaaaacttactttgttaaacaccactctgattccacgcacaagtactctggagttgaaataaaaaatatattagagttcctcattgacaatatcttcgtggtctttggtgatcaggtcttccgaCAATCTGTTgggattcccatgggcacgaattgtgctcctttgttagctgacctgtttctatattcatatgaagcagaatttatttaaaaaaaactctacgtgagaagaaaaaatctctcgctgtggccttcaagtcgacatttagatatatcgacgacgatttgtctattaacaataataactttcactcatatatcgatttgatatatccctgtgagctcgaaataaaggacaccacagagtcatctacttctgcttcatacttagataatttattgacaactcaactgtatgacaaacgggatgatttcagcttctccatcgttaacttcccatatttatgtagaaatattccattatcacctgcatatggtgtttatatatctcaactgattcgatatgcaagagcttgttctgcgtatagtcagtttttaaatcgaggtaagctactgacaaacaagttgatggtacaggggtttcaacagtctcgattgaagtaagcatttcgcaaattctatggtcgttataacgatctagttcgtcaatacaacctatcatttggtcaaatgctgtctgacatgtttcatacagattgtgaagccgttcttggcacactgattttgactacggatgactccgtttacctgatcaggatatagggctcacggcgggtgtgaccgatcgacaggggatgcttactcctcctgatcccacctctggtgtgtccaggggtctgtgtttgtccaactatctattttgcattgcttgtagaagttgtgagactgatcattgttcgttatcttcatctttcatggagaagaacaatagagagataaagaaatgaaatttgattcAAGACTTGAACAGTACAGAATCTCCACAGGGAGAGAAGGAAATAACTCAAGTAAGTCAAGGTGCTGCTCAGACTTTAGTGTTAGAGAATTTTTTGCGTTTGTGTGAGGAAACTTCTACCGGTGGGTTAGTTTTATGACAGAGTGTTGAGCTAGATGTCATTGATGTTCCCTTACAAAGAATGTATCTGAAATCAGTTTTAATTACTGGACCAGTTACTGGTGTTCGACCAACTCTTCCTGCTCGACGCGTTTCCTTGTTTCTGGACAACGCTGGTGGCAAAGTTGTACCTATTAAAAAACGACTTCCAATGTCGCGTCTGATGATAAAGACGACGACTTATATCTAATCTCTGTTTTTACCAGATTTATGACCAGAAGAAAAGAAATCGAGGCTGACCATGTTCAATCCCTTAACCCTTTCTccaccggcacattttagaggtttttaaagactaaatgacaatatttttacatcgaataaaatctgcatgtatcacgatttgggataggcatatgacatataattttattaggaattggacagggaataatttcttataaagtttgtcacggtatcccatgacctcaaagagaactacggggtcaaaggtaatatatgtgcacatttttgcaattttttctctctgaaatatatatattacgacccctctcactagattagagtcaaaaataggaaattctaaatgtatgagctgatgtgcctttaaaaatactacaaacggatcacaatcaaattaatcaattttattgacaaataaatatttttggttgctaagtagcAACACTcgtagtacaattttgaccataatttgcctgtCTACATACATTTGACAAAAGAAGCAGAAAATatctggctgattatttcatacatatgtgtatatattttttagtgtatcaaaaggtactgaatttactaaaagatgacaatagttttcaccactttattgtgtgacgcgcgtcgatcgcttttagcgacgacgttttgtcgctaattttaaagaaaaccgcgcagcatgtcccaatttcattttatcgtaatataaaaactaccgagaattataacacaaataagggcc is part of the Ostrea edulis chromosome 2, xbOstEdul1.1, whole genome shotgun sequence genome and harbors:
- the LOC125678093 gene encoding uncharacterized protein LOC125678093 isoform X2 is translated as MKLQNDKKIIIIMKIIQVSMLLFCATNAAGFGLRRLFRDILTSQSGSRPQERGVATINDSNPSYIDSWDWEEDSDSASSEEGGLHMFFRFLYDGEEDKNSINTETTTQQNPQTSSPNDIDKEINSTTTETPSVTTTEENDDNMTNIETTTASNTDDNSTRTETPSTTTMEVSTDSDTTTVYDKTTTETAKTTTTERTTYPDTTLTYAQTTMSTTTTRDDVKTEVTSSTTVSPTTTAYYITTENTFIEGDLSIDDKVNKTDLNSTDDFQKIIDEYSDYIDQGPTRGDLPSTRTSSQNIQTTTSFPVGSGIIDASLSNTEEDKRKDTNGVAQINQSSTKTTANRMDVTAGRIGNILSDVVVQFLNSKQTIAEAGGEMVHQKSTSGVHTDVIDIRLGNDVTTTTSPPKTTVFFTPSDSQKNAIADSQQIFFTERVAKIGKDFIVLPDFDNGAVLLEPIVPAGSMKTDTISDFDYVPSKTLSYKTIPNSI
- the LOC125678093 gene encoding uncharacterized protein LOC125678093 isoform X1, producing the protein MKLQNDKKIIVIIIMKIIQVSMLLFCATNAAGFGLRRLFRDILTSQSGSRPQERGVATINDSNPSYIDSWDWEEDSDSASSEEGGLHMFFRFLYDGEEDKNSINTETTTQQNPQTSSPNDIDKEINSTTTETPSVTTTEENDDNMTNIETTTASNTDDNSTRTETPSTTTMEVSTDSDTTTVYDKTTTETAKTTTTERTTYPDTTLTYAQTTMSTTTTRDDVKTEVTSSTTVSPTTTAYYITTENTFIEGDLSIDDKVNKTDLNSTDDFQKIIDEYSDYIDQGPTRGDLPSTRTSSQNIQTTTSFPVGSGIIDASLSNTEEDKRKDTNGVAQINQSSTKTTANRMDVTAGRIGNILSDVVVQFLNSKQTIAEAGGEMVHQKSTSGVHTDVIDIRLGNDVTTTTSPPKTTVFFTPSDSQKNAIADSQQIFFTERVAKIGKDFIVLPDFDNGAVLLEPIVPAGSMKTDTISDFDYVPSKTLSYKTIPNSI
- the LOC125678093 gene encoding uncharacterized protein LOC125678093 isoform X3, producing the protein MKIIQVSMLLFCATNAAGFGLRRLFRDILTSQSGSRPQERGVATINDSNPSYIDSWDWEEDSDSASSEEGGLHMFFRFLYDGEEDKNSINTETTTQQNPQTSSPNDIDKEINSTTTETPSVTTTEENDDNMTNIETTTASNTDDNSTRTETPSTTTMEVSTDSDTTTVYDKTTTETAKTTTTERTTYPDTTLTYAQTTMSTTTTRDDVKTEVTSSTTVSPTTTAYYITTENTFIEGDLSIDDKVNKTDLNSTDDFQKIIDEYSDYIDQGPTRGDLPSTRTSSQNIQTTTSFPVGSGIIDASLSNTEEDKRKDTNGVAQINQSSTKTTANRMDVTAGRIGNILSDVVVQFLNSKQTIAEAGGEMVHQKSTSGVHTDVIDIRLGNDVTTTTSPPKTTVFFTPSDSQKNAIADSQQIFFTERVAKIGKDFIVLPDFDNGAVLLEPIVPAGSMKTDTISDFDYVPSKTLSYKTIPNSI